The following coding sequences lie in one Bicyclus anynana chromosome 21, ilBicAnyn1.1, whole genome shotgun sequence genomic window:
- the LOC112047219 gene encoding HSPB1-associated protein 1: MEVTDDDIRNLTTKASLPLVFRRFIKDWPICEWDENKWSSVFGGREIPFRCLRKNFVSDEPCWERRCQVKKMTFPTFLGMLNTSQEWMYFDYKYLHQWFGNESELCKAISWKKFGYPDKGPQETTLWVGSKGCHTPAHQDTYGYNIIAQVHGRKRWILFPPEAGGLKPTRVPYEESSVYSELNFYCPSDLDVFKGLSGGRMVELNAGDALLVPRGWWHYVQNVYPLNIALNVWLPHEKDNSTQVSEALIKILIAQLCKDLPQETARLLVNPNEDDIADTPLAVLFLQLETVVKTYLDKKRKSRRVKRQKTLEDNTEPDVEEFDLKSILDNDNNKINVVPTISSNDLIELIKGNIKEFVNSKSQDEDEVDGGTSSLCLTKAVIDSFSQSNVIDLVKQNLFAKLG; this comes from the exons ATGGAAGTTACTGACGATGATATTCGGAATTTGACTACAAAAGCGTCTTTACCGCTAGTATTTCGGCGATTTATAAAAGACTGGCCGATTTGCGAATGGGATGAGAACAAGTGGAGTTCAGTTTTTGGTGGTAGAGAAATACCTTTTCGCTGTTTGAGAAAAAATTTTGTTTCCGACGAACCATGTTGGGAGAGACGATGCCAGGTGAAGAAAATGACGTTCCCGACCTTTTTAGGCATGCTGAACACAAGCCAAGAGTGGATGTATTTtgattacaaatatttacacCAGTGGTTTGGTAATGAAAGTGAATTGTGCAAG GCAATATCATGGAAGAAGTTTGGGTATCCCGACAAAGGGCCCCAAGAGACCACCCTGTGGGTAGGGAGCAAGGGCTGTCACACTCCAGCACATCAGGACACTTATGGTTACAACATAATAGCACAAGTCCATGGAAG GAAGAGGTGGATTCTCTTTCCACCTGAAGCTGGCGGTTTGAAGCCCACTAGAGTGCCTTACGAGGAGTCCAGTGTTTATAGTGAATTAAATTTCTATTGTCCAAGTGACTTGGATGTGTTTAAAG GTCTTTCGGGTGGACGTATGGTGGAGTTGAACGCAGGCGATGCGCTGCTGGTGCCGCGCGGCTGGTGGCACTATGTGCAGAACGTCTACCCGCTCAACATCGCGCTCAACGTGTGGTTGCCACAT GAGAAGGACAACTCCACCCAAGTGTCGGAAGCTTTAATCAAAATACTGATAGCTCAGTTGTGTAAGGACCTCCCTCAGGAGACAGCGAGACTCTTGGTTAATCCTAATGAG GACGACATAGCAGATACACCATTAGCAGTGCTATTCCTACAACTGGAAACAGTGGTCAAGACGTATTTGGACAAAAAACGTAAAAGTCGACGAGTGAAACGACAGAAAACACTAGAAGACAACACAGAGCCGGATGTAGAGGAGTTTGATCTCAAATCAATACTCgacaatgataataataaaataaatgtagtaCCCACAATAAGTAGTAATGATTTAATAGAATTAATAAAAGGTAATATCAAAGAGTTTGTTAATAGCAAATCGCAGGACGAAGACGAAGTAGATGGCGGGACGAGCAGCCTCTGTCTAACAAAGGCGGTTATAGATTCGTTCAGTCAGAGCAATGTTATTGATCTTGTAAAGCAAAACCTTTTTGCTAAGCTCGGATAG
- the LOC112047224 gene encoding elongation of very long chain fatty acids protein AAEL008004 isoform X1: MALILRGAVKLYYHLNEEIVDPRTQDWPLMKTPWPGLGLLAIYLLTVLKWLPKYMESRPAYNLRSVIALYNAVQILACSYVVYQSLTLAWLRHYSLLCQPMEYGEQGTEFAWKVCYTYFFIKLADLFDTIFFVLRKKQNQVSFLHVYHHCGMVAVAWSMVKWLPGGHTSFLVVVNSFVHIVMYSYYLLTVWDDAYKQSLWWKKHVTQLQILQFTILFLHFSALALVDECAFPRQPAYILIPQNLFMVILFSDFYYRAYIKSSSIAKNK; encoded by the exons ATggcgctcattctgagaggtgcgGTGAAGCTATATTACCATCTGAATGAAGAAATTGTTG ATCCCAGGACACAAGATTGGCCATTAATGAAGACCCCTTGGCCGGGGCTCGGGTTGCTGGCGATATACTTATTGACAGTGCTCAAGTGGTTGCCGAAATACATGGAAAGCAGACCGGCTTACAACCTGCGGAGTGTGATAGCTCTCTACAACGCAGTGCAGATCCTCGCTTGTTCTTATGTTGTTTATCAG AGTCTGACGCTGGCGTGGCTGCGACACTATTCGCTGCTGTGTCAACCGATGGAGTACGGAGAGCAGGGTACGGAGTTTGCGTGGAAAGTTTGCTACACCTACTTCTTCATTAAACTGGCTGATCTCTTCGATACC ATATTTTTCGTATTGAGAAAGAAACAAAACCAAGTGTCATTCCTACACGTTTACCACCATTGTGGCATGGTCGCGGTTGCGTGGTCAATGGTCAAATGGTTGCCAG gAGGACACACGTCGTTCTTGGTGGTAGTGAACTCGTTCGTTCACATCGTCATGTACAGTTACTACCTGCTCACCGTGTGGGACGACGCCTACAAACAGTCGCTCTGGTGGAAGAAGCACGTCACTCAGTTGCAGATC ctcCAATTTACAATACTATTCCTCCACTTCTCCGCGTTGGCGCTAGTGGACGAGTGCGCGTTCCCGCGACAGCCGGCTTACATCCTCATACCGCAGAACCTCTTCATGGTCATACTCTTCAGCGACTTCTACTACCGCGCCTACATCAAGTCTAGCAGTATcgccaaaaataaataa
- the LOC112047224 gene encoding elongation of very long chain fatty acids protein isoform X2, translated as MKTPWPGLGLLAIYLLTVLKWLPKYMESRPAYNLRSVIALYNAVQILACSYVVYQSLTLAWLRHYSLLCQPMEYGEQGTEFAWKVCYTYFFIKLADLFDTIFFVLRKKQNQVSFLHVYHHCGMVAVAWSMVKWLPGGHTSFLVVVNSFVHIVMYSYYLLTVWDDAYKQSLWWKKHVTQLQILQFTILFLHFSALALVDECAFPRQPAYILIPQNLFMVILFSDFYYRAYIKSSSIAKNK; from the exons ATGAAGACCCCTTGGCCGGGGCTCGGGTTGCTGGCGATATACTTATTGACAGTGCTCAAGTGGTTGCCGAAATACATGGAAAGCAGACCGGCTTACAACCTGCGGAGTGTGATAGCTCTCTACAACGCAGTGCAGATCCTCGCTTGTTCTTATGTTGTTTATCAG AGTCTGACGCTGGCGTGGCTGCGACACTATTCGCTGCTGTGTCAACCGATGGAGTACGGAGAGCAGGGTACGGAGTTTGCGTGGAAAGTTTGCTACACCTACTTCTTCATTAAACTGGCTGATCTCTTCGATACC ATATTTTTCGTATTGAGAAAGAAACAAAACCAAGTGTCATTCCTACACGTTTACCACCATTGTGGCATGGTCGCGGTTGCGTGGTCAATGGTCAAATGGTTGCCAG gAGGACACACGTCGTTCTTGGTGGTAGTGAACTCGTTCGTTCACATCGTCATGTACAGTTACTACCTGCTCACCGTGTGGGACGACGCCTACAAACAGTCGCTCTGGTGGAAGAAGCACGTCACTCAGTTGCAGATC ctcCAATTTACAATACTATTCCTCCACTTCTCCGCGTTGGCGCTAGTGGACGAGTGCGCGTTCCCGCGACAGCCGGCTTACATCCTCATACCGCAGAACCTCTTCATGGTCATACTCTTCAGCGACTTCTACTACCGCGCCTACATCAAGTCTAGCAGTATcgccaaaaataaataa